A DNA window from Oscarella lobularis chromosome 8, ooOscLobu1.1, whole genome shotgun sequence contains the following coding sequences:
- the LOC136190592 gene encoding thioredoxin 1-like, whose translation MSGIIKQIESMEDLNAIVQQSGSKLVIVDFYADWCGPCKRIAPVFEAMVQKEFEGKIDAYKVNADEVEEAVDEYEVSGLPTFKFFKNGENIDVVVGGNEDELREKIQNYV comes from the exons ATGAGCGGCATTATAAAGCAAATCGAGTCTATG GAGGATCTGAATGCAATCGTCCAGCAATCCGGTTCGAAATTAGtgatcgtcgatttctatGCCGACTGGTGTGGACCTTGCAAGCGCATTGCTCCTGTATTTGAG GCTATGGTGCAGAAAGAAttcgaaggaaaaattgacgcGTACAAAGTGAATGCTGACGAAGTTGAG GAAGCAGTTGACGAGTATGAAGTTTCCGGTTTGCCCACgttcaaatttttcaaaaacggAGAAAAC aTAGATGTGGTGGTTGgaggaaacgaagacgaattgaGAGAAAAGATACAGAACTACGTCTAA
- the LOC136190590 gene encoding uncharacterized protein, producing the protein MAIRELKTKSDLEEFLNEPGPQVVVIDCYAVWCGPCKVIGPKFEALVKDVFSGRIRGAKIDVDEAEDLAQEFGIKAMPTFKIFKDKKPIAEVVGAAEAKLRSAIEKALDE; encoded by the exons ATGGCTATCAGAGAActcaaaacgaag TCCGATTTGGAGGAGTTTCTCAACGAACCCGGCCCCCAAGTTGTCGTCATCGATTGCTACGCCGTCTGGTGCGGACCGTGCAAGGTGATCGGTCCCAAATTCGAG GCGTTGGTAAAGGACGTTTTTTCCGGTCGCATCCGTGGTGCCAAgatcgacgttgacgaggCCGAG GACCTTGCGCAAGAATTCGGCATTAAAGCTATGCCAACGTTCAAAATTTTTAAGGACAAGAAACCG ATTGCTGAAGTGGTGGGTGCAGCTGAAGCTAAACTTCGCTCTGCCATTGAAAAGGCTTTGGATGAGTGA
- the LOC136190587 gene encoding baculoviral IAP repeat-containing protein 7-B-like, translating into MTDFSSRLASFVTGWPRASPVAPFQLARAGFVYVGSEDRVQCIRCGLIVYRWEKGDDPLKEHRRLSSLCPFLTNTRLRMHDESERIQSFANWPPWAKAKPKELAAAGFFYDGDGVIDAVQCFSCGGVARCWEDGDSALEQHQKLFPGCEFVRELCADVLDYSDENIRLESFVNSSWPPTCPVSPQMLAQAGFYYMGMEDNVKCFECGIFLKQWVAGDSAFGEHKRHQFNCPIVQGISTQNKPINLPITNPRLRTVASRLATFSSYKGPLSTALIFAESGYYLNGSDIVCPFCGTSWQESATPGEYHSLISPTCPYVKTYAPISLPSIDLPEKTCFRTSSAPEAIVSTSGSSSPVATKDELQKQLNRLKESKNCRICMDAEVEVLFVPCGHVICCANCASMVKACPVCRVGITNMVRAYLP; encoded by the coding sequence ATGACGGATTTCTCCTCCCGTCTCGCTTCGTTTGTTACCGGATGGCCGCGCGCGAGTCCCGTTGCGCCATTCCAGCTAGCGCGTGCCGGATTCGTCTACGTCGGCTCAGAGGATCGCGTCCAATGCATTCGCTGCGGACTTATCGTCTATCGCTGGGAAAAGGGCGACGATCCGCTCAAAGAACATCGTCGCCTGAGCTCCCTTTGCCCGTTTCTTACCAATACGCGACTAAGAATgcacgacgaaagcgaaagaattCAATCTTTCGCCAACTGGCCGCCTTGGGCCAAGGCGAAACCGAAAGAACTCGCCGCTGCAGGATTTTtctacgacggcgacggggtTATCGATGCCGTACAGTGTTTCTCGTGCGGCGGCGTGGCGCGCTGCTGGGAGGACGGCGATTCGGCGCTCGAACAGCATCAAAAACTGTTTCCGGGATGCGAGTTTGTACGGGAACTCTGTGCGGATGTTCTGGATTATTCAGATGAAAATATTCGATTGGAATCGTTTGTGAATTCCTCGTGGCCTCCGACGTGTCCCGTCTCGCCTCAGATGCTCGCACAGGCGGGATTTTACTATATGGGAATGGAAGATAACGTCAAATGTTTTGAATGTGGGATTTTTCTAAAACAATGGGTCGCCGGCGATTCGGCGTTTGGCGAGCACAAAAGACATCAATTTAATTGCCCCATCGTCCAAGGAATATCAACGCAAAACAAGCCGATAAACCTTCCCATTACGAATCCCAGGCTAAGAACAGTAGCAAGTCGACTTGCCACGTTTTCATCCTAcaaggggcccctttcgacTGCACTAATATTCGCGGAATCCGGGTATTATCTCAATGGGTCAGACATTGTGTGTCCGTTTTGTGGCACCTCGTGGCAGGAGAGTGCTACACCAGGGGAGTATCATTCTCTAATCAGTCCAACATGCCCGTATGTAAAAACCTATGCTCCCATTTCATTACCATCTATTGACTTACCTGAAAAGACTTGCTTTCGAACGTCCAGTGCACCCGAGGCTATAGTATCGACAtccggttcgtcgtcgcccgtgGCAACGAAAGATGAACTTCAGAAGCAGTTGAATCGATTGAAAGAGTCAAAGAACTGTCGGATTTGCATGGACGCGGAAGTGGAGGTTCTCTTTGTTCCGTGTGGACACGTGATCTGTTGTGCGAATTGTGCGAGCATGGTCAAAGCGTGTCCCGTATGTCGCGTGGGAATAACGAACATGGTGCGCGCGTATTTGCCATGA
- the LOC136190589 gene encoding trimeric intracellular cation channel type A-like: MSVLFDLWTSSAANFARLPLFPVFQAIHYIATLAATRESRGAVEFATSHPLASFVSTAIACSGGTLALNILLGLPLAAPFAEPAPIVLMAILWWLIFHCPGDYFYKFIASLPVQIFLIIGKEFRRARMIAIGMAAAKVLYPNQWIILVIGGTLKSTGSKWAKTVERLIRNAPDSSEHELLGLSFVSKASFACSVLYVLNELKIGLLPLDQLMLACGFVLSTVRLSTLLLETGDPFVYVEKVLARLLLRQKSVAVKKSKSE, encoded by the exons ATGTCCGTTCTTTTCGACCTgtggacgtcgtcggcggccaATTTTGCGCGCTTGCCACTCTTTCCCGTCTTTCAAGCCATTCACTACATCGCCACTCTCGCGGCGACTCGAGAAAGTCGCG gcgccgtcgaattcgcgaCATCGCATCCGCTTGCCTCGTTCGTTTCGACAGCAATAGCGTGTTCGGGCGGCACGCTCGCGCTAAATATCCTACTCGGACTTCCACTCGCCGCCCCTTTCGCAGAACCGGCGCCAATCGTCCTCATGGCGATTCTATG GTGGCTCATCTTTCATTGCCCCGGCGACTACTTCTACAAATTCATTGCTTCGCTTCCGGTTCAGATTTTTCTAATTATTGGCAAGGAATTTCGTAGAGCCCGTATGATAGCCATTGGCATGGCAGCGGCAAAGGTTCTCTATCCAAATCAGTGGATAATTCTCGTCATTGGAGGCACGTTGAAATCGACGGGAAGCAAGTGGGCAAAAACAGTCGAACGGCTCATTCGGAATGCACCCGACTCATCTGAACACGAACTACTGGGCCTATCAtt TGTTTCAAAGGCTTCGTTTGCCTGTAGCGTTCTCTATGTGTTGAACGAGCTTAAAATTGGACTCCTACCTTTGGATCAGCTCATGCTTGCGTGCGGATTCGTTCTTTCGACTGTTCGTCTATCAACGTTGCTACTGGAGACTGGGGACCCCTTTGTTTATGTGGAAAAGGTGCTGGCTCGTTTGCTACTAAGACAAAAGAGTGTAGCGGTGAAGAAATCCAAATCGGAATAG
- the LOC136190588 gene encoding ribonucleoside-diphosphate reductase subunit M2-like gives MLTVIQQSENAANRRGKQKSEFKLKERVQETKFISENVDPADELSPELAELEKDEPLLQENPRRFVVFPIQYPDIWEFYKKAEASFWTAEEVDLSKDLTDWENLKSGERHFISHVLAFFAASDGIVNENLVERFSKEVQVTEARCFYGFQIAIENIHSEMYSLLIETYVKDSVEKDRLFNAIETLPCVKKKADWALQWIGSKSATFAERVVAFAAVEGIFFSGSFASIFWLKKRGLMPGLTFSNELISRDEGLHCEFACLMFSKIKHKPSGEKVRKIVTDAVAIEQEFLSDALPVALIGMNGDLMKDYIEFVADRLLVALEQPKVYFAVNPFDFMENISLEGKTNFFEKRVGEYQKSGVMSDKKEQIFTLEADF, from the exons ATGCTCACCGTAATTCAGCAATCGGAAAACGCCGCGAACCGTCGTGGAAAGCAGAAAAGCGAGTTCAAGCTCAAGGAACGCGTTCAGGAAACAAAG TTTAtaagcgaaaacgtcgatcCAGCCGACGAACTATCGCCCGAACTTGCCGAACTAGAAAAGGACGAACCCCTCCTCCAAGAAAACccgcgtcgattcgttgtCTTTCCCATCCAATACCCAGACATTTGGGAATTTTACAAAAAAGCCGAAG CGTCGTTTTGGACCGCGGAGGAAGTGGATCTGTCGAAAGATCTGACGGATtgggaaaatttgaaaagcgGGGAACGTCATTTTATATCGCACGTGCTCGCCTTCTTCGCCGCCAGCGACGGAATTGTCAACGAAAATCTC GTGGAACGATTTAGCAAAGAGGTTCAAGTGACTGAAGCGAGATGTTTTTACGGATTTCAAATTGCCATTGAA AATATTCATTCTGAAATGTACAGTCTTTTAATTGAAACTTACGTGAAGGATTCTGTCGAGAAGGATCGTCTTTTCAATGCCATAGAAACAC ttCCTTGTGTGAAAAAGAAGGCAGATTGGGCTCTCCAATGGATTGGCTCCAAGTCTGCTACGTTTGCGGAACGCGTTGTAGCATTTGCCGCTGTGGAAGGAATATTCTTTTCCGGTTCTTTTGCTTCGATATTTTGGCTCAAAAAGCGCGGTCTCATGCCGGGATTGACGTTCTCGAACGAGCTAATAAGTCGCGACGAGGGCCTCCATTGCGAATTTGCCTGTCTCATGTTTTCGAAAATCAAACACAAGCCAAGTGGGGAAAAAGTGAGAAAGATTGTCACGGATGCCGTGGCAATAGAACAAGAG TTTTTGTCTGATGCTTTGCCTGTTGCTTTGATTGGAATGAACGGTGATCTGATGAAAGATTACATTGAATTTGTCGCTGATCGTCTTCTAGTTGCTCTGGAGCAGCCAAAA GTTTATTTTGCTGTGAATCCGTTTGACTTCATGGAGAACATTTCTCTGGaaggaaaaacgaattttttcgaaaaaCGCGTCGGAGAATATCAAAAATCTGGCGTCATGTCCGACAAGAAAGAGCAGATCTTTACACTGGAAGCAgacttttaa
- the LOC136189759 gene encoding coiled-coil domain-containing protein 24-like — MADAFQPVPSLWSLILDHVDASEVEEIKERLGESLVDETIDLRAEVNSLQSIWTEYRKETDDLEKAANAVSLASVLPEPPAIRDRLKQEVQFFVTNLRQKAKDEGRDDKRLLANCNTRVIDYALEATKGDGSCCRIATPSSDTSSRASNLSDQIEVVQHQLNVADIDVVTDHIRSALEEECAQLKSDIHFLQTSLEEEITYRDDVKSSMQPPPSLKELRECSRMLEQEYVRGASANMPVRRMSAPPASPKEICRPTSAQKFRKMVIETREEQYS, encoded by the exons ATGGCCGACGCTTTTCAGCCCGTTCCGTCGCTGTGGTCTCTCATACTGGACCACGTCGACGCTTCGGAAGTCGAAGAGATTAAAGAACGTCTTGGAGAGTCGCtagtcgacgaaacgatcgatcTTCGAGCGGAG GTAAATTCCTTACAATCAATATGGACTGAGTATCGAAAAGAGACCGATGATCTCGAAAAAGCGGCAAACGCCG TGAGTCTCGCATCTGTTCTTCCCGAACCGCCAGCCATACGGGATAGACTAAAACAGGAAGTGCAATTTTTTGTAACAAACTTACGACAAAAGGCTAAAGACGAAGGAAG GGATGACAAAAGATTGCTAGCTAACTGTAATACTAGAGTAATCGATTACGCATTAGAAGCGACCAAAG gagACGGATCTTGCTGTAGAATTGCTACACCTAGCAGTGATACATCTAG TCGTGCATCAAATTTGAGTGATCAAATTGAGGTTGTACAGCATCAGTTGAATGTAGCTGATATTGACGTTGTCACTGATCATATTAG ATCAGCTTTGGAGGAGGAATGTGCCCAGTTAAAAAGTGACATCCACTTTTTACAGACTAGCCTTGAAGAGGAGATTACCTAtagagatgacgtcaaatcatcAATGCAACCTCCTCCCTCTCTCAAAG AATTACGAGAGTGCAGTCGAATGTTAGAACAAGAGTATGTGCGCGGAGCATCTGCCAATATGCCTGTGAGACGGATGTCTGCTCCTCCTGCTAGTCCCAAAGAGATCTGTCGGCCAACTTCAGCGCagaaatttagaaaaatgGTAATCGAAACTCGTGAGGAACAATACAGCTAA